AAGAGGCATATGGCCAGGATGGTCATATGTGTATTCTTTGAGATATCGTCTTAACGGATTCATGAAAATCAAGTACACATCTGGTATCAGGTGTTgataaattcttttttcctatGATAGCCCCTTAACCTATCCAGGACTTTTAGCTTCAGTAGCAGCAGTAACTTCAAATCCTGAGGCATAGCCTGAAAACAAGCTAAAATCCGCCTGCAGCGCGTTGAACGCGTGAAAATATCTAGGGCATTCTTAAATTCTAATGCCTGAAGGTGCAAGAAAACCGTGACTATTGAttgcaaaagtgaaaaaaatctCTGGTATCGGATTTGGCAATTATTTCGAGCCGTTGACCACAGACCTTTTCCGATGCTGCTCCAGATTTCCTTCTCTTAATATTACATGCTCCTTTGCTACCAAATCTGGCGGTTTCTGAGGACGCAGTGTCCGTTTCCCTATATAAGGCCGCGCAAAATACCTGCACAAGCATCTTACTCAAAATTACTCTAGAAGTTTGAAGGTAAGCGCACTCTATGCCTCGATTAGCATCGTTTCGTGATATAGACCATATGCCATCTGTGACCATTTCTTTCCTAATTGCAGCCCCTGATCAAGGACTTTATGCAAGTTGTTTCGCCATTTTGTTTCTGATGCGTGTACTGATTGAAACATTTCGTGTATGATCGTGTTCTCAAGCTTATAACCATGCCCTCTCCCTCTTATCCTTTATTACAAACGGCTTAAAAACGTTGTTTTTCCCCCTTGATCTTCTTATGCTATTTGCACTACGCGGCGATTCAACAGGTGCTTGCAAAGTGGGAAAAAATCATGCGTGCAGAGCCAGATTCGCCTGAAAGAAATGAGAGCTCAAGCAGTAAGttctggcggcggcggcggcgtgaaCTTAGCAACAGGTGGCGTGGGCTGGTTCTCAGGAACCGCTTGACCGCCCTCGTGGTGGATAGAGTGAGTGTGTGCCGGCTTCTAGCGTATTACTTGCTGGAATCAGTTGGCGTAGAGACAAAGATGGCTGAGAGTGGGCAGGAGGCACTCGAGTTCATCGGGGAGGATTACGACTTGATCCTCGTCGACAGATACACGAATAACATGAACGGTCTCGAGGTAAACGAACGCGAGGGAATATGGTCCTGCGAGACTGATTCCTGGGATAATGTGACTGTCCTAAGAACTTACTCTTGACCTGAGAAAATCAGATATCAGCACCATGTAGCTAAACAAGAAGCTAAAGTCCTCCTCGTTCTTTgatctttgcttttctttggttAGATAGCAGTTCTAGCATGATGGCATAGAATCTTGACTGGCAACGCCGTTTCGAATATGCATTAGGAGCAGTTCTACCAAAAGCCTTTTAAAACTAAGAAAATTCAGCTTCGCTGCCAATTTATTTCTCAGCCTTTCGTgttggtcttttcatttttccattcaTGTGCCGAGACATCTCACCGGGTTTCATATGTTCTTGCGGCAGACCATACGGCTGTTGAGGGAGAGGCACATGCGGAGCAAGATCATCGGCCTGACATCCGGAGAGATTGAGATTGATAGGGCGGCGATGATACAAGCTGGAGCTGATGACTGCTTGGAAGAGCCACTGCGTGCAAATGCTTTGGCCGATATCCTGGCAGAGATCGACCGCCGCTGAAGGGCGTCGACAAGTCCCCGGgactccctttctttttctttt
The window above is part of the Eucalyptus grandis isolate ANBG69807.140 chromosome 6, ASM1654582v1, whole genome shotgun sequence genome. Proteins encoded here:
- the LOC104452167 gene encoding two-component response regulator 24; protein product: MRAEPDSPERNESSSSKFWRRRRRELSNRWRGLVLRNRLTALVVDRVSVCRLLAYYLLESVGVETKMAESGQEALEFIGEDYDLILVDRYTNNMNGLETIRLLRERHMRSKIIGLTSGEIEIDRAAMIQAGADDCLEEPLRANALADILAEIDRR